Proteins encoded in a region of the Pseudomonas syringae KCTC 12500 genome:
- a CDS encoding DUF72 domain-containing protein translates to MSLLPYYVGCPSWSENAWRDSLYPADARPNDFLNLYTQVFNAVEGNTTFYARPAATTVQRWAETMPDDFRFTAKFHKDISHNGDLREQVGAAEEFIRLLAPLGGRIAPFWLQLPASFTPQRLAELAGFLDELNVPLAVEVRNMAFFMKGEEERMLNRLLLDRGVERICLDSRALFSCVSTDPAVLHAQSKKPKVPPRPAALTLFPQVRFIGGPDLEANDQFLQQWVEKVAVWIEEGRTPYVFLHTPDNIRAAEQAMRFHQQLMARLPGLPALFELYRGPQVEQLGLL, encoded by the coding sequence GTGTCTCTTCTGCCTTACTACGTCGGTTGTCCGTCATGGAGTGAAAACGCCTGGCGAGATTCGCTGTACCCCGCAGATGCCCGCCCCAATGATTTCCTGAATCTCTACACTCAGGTATTCAACGCTGTCGAAGGCAATACCACGTTCTATGCCCGTCCCGCCGCCACCACGGTGCAGCGTTGGGCAGAAACAATGCCCGACGATTTTCGCTTCACCGCCAAATTCCATAAAGACATCAGCCACAACGGCGATCTTCGTGAGCAGGTGGGCGCCGCTGAAGAGTTTATTCGCCTGCTTGCGCCGCTGGGCGGGCGTATCGCGCCGTTCTGGCTGCAGTTGCCCGCCAGCTTCACGCCGCAGCGTCTGGCCGAGCTGGCCGGCTTTCTCGACGAGCTCAACGTGCCGCTGGCCGTGGAAGTGCGCAATATGGCGTTTTTCATGAAGGGTGAGGAAGAGCGCATGCTCAATCGCCTGTTGCTGGACCGAGGCGTCGAGCGCATCTGCCTCGATTCCCGGGCATTGTTCAGCTGTGTATCGACTGATCCTGCAGTCCTGCACGCCCAATCGAAAAAGCCCAAGGTGCCGCCTCGTCCGGCTGCGCTGACCCTGTTTCCCCAAGTGCGCTTCATCGGCGGTCCGGACCTGGAGGCCAACGATCAGTTTCTGCAGCAGTGGGTGGAAAAGGTTGCCGTGTGGATCGAAGAGGGGCGTACGCCTTATGTGTTTCTGCACACCCCGGACAACATCAGGGCTGCCGAGCAGGCCATGCGCTTTCATCAGCAACTGATGGCGCGATTGCCTGGCTTGCCGGCATTGTTCGAACTGTACCGCGGGCCTCAGGTGGAACAGTTGGGCTTGCTCTGA
- the plsB gene encoding glycerol-3-phosphate 1-O-acyltransferase PlsB, with protein sequence MTRSPFRRLVFGTLRRLLYLWVRSETINQSSFTLNLDRSRPVFYALQSPSISDLAVIDTECRKAGLPRPVLSVAVGNLIEPAAFFYLTPSPDWLGRQDKRGAPPTLERVVAAVSQNPGEDAQIIPVSVFWGQSPDRESSAWKLLFADSWAVTGRLRRLVSILILGRKTRVQFSAPIHMRELVGENKGYELTLRMTQRLLRVHFRNLKSAVIGPDVSHRRTVVKGLLDEPLVKQAIIEEAEREHITQEKARERALSYGNEIASDYTYSVIRFMEVVLSWFWNKIYDGIKVSHIEGVQEVAPGHEVIYVPCHRSHIDYLLLSYLLFRNGLTPPHIAAGINLNMPVVGGLLRRGGAFFMRRTFKGNPLYTAVFTEYLHTLFIKGFPVEYFVEGGRSRTGRMLQPKTGMLAITLRSFLRNSRMPIVFIPVYIGYERVLEGRTYLGELRGATKKKESIFDIFKVIGALKQRFGQVSVNFGAPIKLAEFLDGEQPDWREQQLDPQFRPEWLSETTHRLGERVAQHLNEAAAVNPMNLVAVALLSTQRLALDDQAMERVLDLYLTLLRAVPYSPHTTLPEGDGRSLIEHVKGMDLLAEQKDALGKILYLNEQNAVLMTYYRNNVLHIFALPSLLASFFQSSSRMTREQILRYTRALYPFLQSELFIRWPLNELDEVVDQWLAAFVEQGLLRFKKDAYVRPEPSSREFVLLTLLSRAIAQTLQRFYMAIALLLNSGQNTLSPEQLEDLCTVMAQRLSILHGLNAPEFFDKSLFRHFIQTLLDLGVLRKDSAGKLSYHPMLGELAEGAAKRVLPAEIRLSIRQVALHSNEEEQDVGSDQEKT encoded by the coding sequence ATGACCCGCTCTCCATTCCGTCGTCTCGTGTTCGGCACCCTGCGCCGGTTGTTGTATCTCTGGGTTCGCTCGGAAACCATCAATCAATCGTCTTTTACGCTGAATCTGGACCGCAGTCGCCCGGTGTTCTATGCACTGCAATCGCCGTCAATCAGCGATTTGGCAGTGATCGATACAGAATGCCGTAAAGCCGGTCTACCTCGTCCGGTTCTGTCGGTAGCGGTTGGCAACCTGATCGAGCCCGCCGCATTCTTTTACCTGACCCCCTCCCCCGACTGGCTCGGTCGCCAGGACAAGCGTGGTGCGCCCCCGACGCTGGAGCGTGTGGTCGCAGCCGTCAGCCAGAACCCCGGCGAAGACGCGCAGATCATCCCGGTCAGCGTGTTCTGGGGCCAGTCACCTGACCGCGAATCCAGTGCCTGGAAGCTGCTGTTTGCCGACAGCTGGGCGGTGACCGGCCGTTTGCGCCGTCTGGTCAGCATTCTGATTCTGGGCCGCAAGACCCGCGTGCAGTTTTCCGCGCCAATTCACATGCGCGAACTGGTGGGTGAAAACAAAGGTTACGAGCTGACGCTGCGCATGACCCAACGTCTGCTGCGCGTGCACTTTCGCAACCTGAAAAGCGCCGTGATCGGCCCGGACGTGTCGCACCGGCGCACGGTGGTCAAAGGTCTGCTGGACGAACCGCTGGTCAAGCAGGCGATCATCGAAGAGGCCGAGCGTGAACACATCACCCAGGAAAAGGCCCGGGAACGGGCGCTGAGCTACGGCAACGAGATCGCCTCGGACTACACCTATTCGGTGATCCGTTTCATGGAGGTGGTGCTCAGCTGGTTCTGGAACAAGATCTACGACGGCATCAAGGTCAGCCACATCGAAGGCGTTCAGGAAGTCGCACCGGGACATGAGGTCATTTATGTGCCTTGCCACCGAAGCCATATCGATTATCTGCTGCTGTCTTACCTGCTATTTCGCAACGGCCTCACGCCGCCGCACATCGCCGCCGGCATCAACCTGAATATGCCTGTGGTCGGCGGCCTGCTGCGACGTGGCGGGGCATTTTTCATGCGCCGCACGTTCAAGGGTAACCCGCTGTATACGGCGGTGTTCACCGAGTACCTGCACACGCTGTTCATCAAGGGCTTTCCGGTCGAATACTTTGTCGAAGGCGGCCGTTCACGCACCGGGCGCATGCTACAACCGAAAACCGGCATGCTCGCCATCACCCTGCGCAGCTTCCTGCGCAACTCGCGGATGCCCATCGTCTTTATCCCGGTGTACATCGGCTACGAGCGTGTTCTGGAAGGCCGTACTTACCTGGGCGAACTGCGCGGCGCAACCAAGAAGAAAGAGTCGATCTTCGATATCTTCAAAGTCATCGGCGCGCTGAAGCAGCGTTTCGGTCAGGTCTCGGTGAACTTCGGTGCGCCGATCAAACTGGCCGAGTTTCTCGATGGCGAACAACCGGACTGGCGCGAACAGCAGCTGGACCCGCAATTTCGCCCCGAATGGCTGAGCGAGACCACGCACCGCCTGGGTGAGCGTGTGGCCCAGCATCTGAACGAAGCCGCTGCCGTCAACCCGATGAACCTGGTTGCCGTGGCGTTATTGTCGACGCAAAGACTGGCGCTGGACGATCAGGCCATGGAGCGGGTTCTCGACCTGTACCTGACCTTGCTACGCGCCGTTCCGTACTCCCCGCACACGACACTGCCGGAAGGTGATGGCCGTTCGCTGATCGAGCACGTAAAAGGCATGGACCTGCTCGCCGAACAAAAAGACGCGCTGGGCAAAATTCTGTACCTGAACGAACAGAATGCGGTGTTGATGACCTACTACCGCAACAACGTCCTGCACATCTTCGCCCTGCCCTCGCTGCTGGCGAGCTTTTTCCAGAGCTCGTCGCGCATGACCCGCGAACAGATCCTGCGCTACACACGTGCGCTGTACCCGTTCCTGCAATCGGAACTGTTCATTCGCTGGCCGCTGAACGAGCTGGATGAAGTGGTCGATCAATGGCTGGCTGCGTTCGTGGAACAAGGTCTGTTGCGCTTCAAAAAGGACGCCTACGTGCGCCCGGAGCCCAGTTCACGCGAGTTCGTCTTGCTGACCCTGTTGTCCCGCGCCATCGCCCAGACCCTGCAGCGCTTCTACATGGCGATTGCCTTGTTGCTCAACAGCGGGCAGAACACGCTGAGCCCCGAGCAGCTCGAGGACCTGTGCACGGTCATGGCTCAGCGCCTGTCGATTCTGCATGGCCTCAATGCGCCGGAGTTCTTCGACAAGAGCCTGTTCCGGCACTTCATCCAGACCCTGCTGGACCTGGGTGTGCTGCGCAAGGACAGTGCCGGCAAGCTGAGCTATCACCCGATGCTGGGAGAACTGGCGGAAGGTGCGGCCAAGCGAGTGTTGCCTGCCGAAATCCGTCTTTCGATACGGCAAGTGGCCTTGCACAGCAATGAAGAGGAGCAGGATGTGGGAAGCGATCAAGAGAAAACGTAG
- a CDS encoding putative RNA methyltransferase, translating into MLTCPICSAPLSTADNGVVCPANHRFDRARQGYLNLLPVQHKNSRDPGDNQAMVEARRDFLNAGHYAPVARRLAELAAERSPAHWLDIGCGEGYYTAQIAEALPHADGYALDISREAVKRACRRDPTLTWMVASMARVPLPDASCQFLASVFSPLDWQEAKRLLTPGGGLMRVGPTNEHLMELRQRLYDEVRDYADDKHLSLVPQGMQLQHSETLRYTLKLIDSQSRADLLAMTPHGWRASAERRAAVIEQPGPFKVTVSMRYDYFVLQ; encoded by the coding sequence ATGCTGACCTGCCCGATCTGCTCAGCGCCGCTCAGCACTGCCGACAACGGCGTGGTGTGCCCGGCCAATCATCGCTTCGACCGAGCCCGTCAGGGCTATCTGAACCTGTTGCCGGTGCAGCACAAGAACAGCCGCGACCCTGGCGACAATCAGGCCATGGTCGAGGCGCGACGCGACTTTCTCAATGCCGGGCATTACGCTCCGGTAGCCCGGCGTCTGGCTGAGCTGGCCGCCGAGCGATCCCCCGCGCACTGGCTGGACATCGGCTGTGGCGAAGGCTATTACACCGCGCAGATTGCCGAAGCCTTGCCCCATGCCGATGGCTATGCGCTGGACATCTCCCGCGAAGCGGTCAAGCGTGCCTGCCGTCGTGACCCGACGCTGACCTGGATGGTCGCCAGCATGGCCCGTGTGCCACTTCCGGATGCCAGTTGCCAGTTTCTGGCCAGTGTGTTCAGCCCGCTGGACTGGCAGGAAGCCAAGCGCTTGCTGACCCCGGGCGGCGGACTGATGCGGGTCGGCCCGACCAATGAGCATCTGATGGAGCTGCGTCAGAGGCTCTATGATGAAGTGCGCGATTACGCCGACGACAAGCACCTGTCGCTGGTGCCGCAAGGCATGCAGCTGCAACACAGCGAAACCCTGCGCTATACGCTGAAGCTGATCGACAGCCAGTCCCGCGCCGATCTACTGGCCATGACACCTCACGGCTGGCGCGCCAGCGCCGAACGTCGGGCAGCGGTCATCGAGCAACCAGGACCTTTCAAGGTCACCGTTTCCATGCGCTACGATTATTTCGTACTGCAATAA
- a CDS encoding class I SAM-dependent methyltransferase, translated as MIDQQAGSRIRVEALAVGEQEQAAQWARRLGLPLSDAHADFALQLTDHGLQLQQLGDDAPGAVRVDFVEGAVAHRRLFGGGTGQMIAKAVGIQPGIRPSVLDATAGLGKDAFVLASLGCDMSLIERQPIIAALLEDGLARGRGDRDVGSIIARMRLLTGNSIDIIRAWTGEPPQVIYLDPMFPHREKTALVKKEMRLFRPLVGDDMDAPALLEAALALATHRVVVKRPRKAPCIDGLKPGYALDGKSSRYDIYPKKALKPKAATDESGA; from the coding sequence ATGATTGATCAGCAAGCAGGCAGTCGTATCCGGGTCGAAGCCCTGGCCGTTGGCGAACAGGAGCAGGCGGCGCAGTGGGCGCGGCGCCTGGGCCTGCCGTTGAGCGACGCGCACGCTGATTTTGCACTGCAATTGACTGACCACGGGCTGCAATTGCAGCAGTTGGGCGATGATGCACCTGGCGCCGTACGTGTCGATTTTGTCGAGGGCGCGGTGGCTCACCGGCGGCTATTCGGCGGCGGGACCGGGCAGATGATTGCCAAGGCGGTCGGTATTCAGCCGGGCATTCGCCCCAGCGTGCTGGACGCAACGGCAGGTCTTGGCAAGGATGCGTTCGTGCTGGCAAGTCTGGGCTGCGACATGAGCCTGATCGAGCGTCAGCCGATTATCGCTGCATTGCTGGAAGACGGTCTGGCCCGTGGGCGCGGTGATCGTGACGTCGGCTCCATCATTGCCCGGATGCGCCTGTTGACCGGCAACTCGATCGACATCATCCGCGCCTGGACAGGGGAGCCGCCCCAGGTGATCTACCTGGACCCTATGTTCCCGCACCGGGAAAAGACCGCGCTGGTGAAAAAGGAGATGCGTCTGTTCCGGCCTCTGGTCGGTGATGACATGGACGCGCCAGCGTTACTTGAAGCAGCGCTGGCGCTTGCCACCCACCGCGTGGTGGTCAAACGCCCGCGCAAGGCCCCCTGCATCGACGGCCTCAAGCCGGGCTATGCGCTGGACGGCAAATCCAGCCGCTACGACATCTACCCGAAGAAGGCTTTGAAGCCCAAGGCAGCCACAGACGAGAGCGGTGCATAG
- the tsaB gene encoding tRNA (adenosine(37)-N6)-threonylcarbamoyltransferase complex dimerization subunit type 1 TsaB: protein MTTLLALDTATEACSVALLHDGKVLSHYEVIPRLHAQRLLPMIKTLMAEAGIAMSALDAIAFGRGPGAFTGVRIAIGVVQGLAFALERPVLPVSNLAVLAQRAWREHGVSQVASAIDARMDEVYWGCYQETAGEMRLLGDEAVMAPELATLPAQASGQWFGAGTGWGYAERIPVSLAGHDAAMLPHAQDLLTLATFAWHRGEALPADDAQPVYLRDKVATPKSR from the coding sequence ATGACCACCTTGCTGGCCCTGGACACCGCCACTGAAGCCTGCTCGGTCGCTTTGCTGCATGACGGCAAGGTGCTGAGCCACTACGAGGTGATTCCGCGCCTGCACGCCCAGCGGCTGCTGCCCATGATCAAAACCCTGATGGCTGAGGCGGGCATTGCCATGTCGGCGCTGGACGCCATCGCTTTCGGACGCGGGCCTGGTGCATTCACCGGTGTACGTATTGCCATCGGCGTCGTGCAAGGCTTGGCATTCGCCCTGGAACGTCCGGTACTTCCTGTTTCGAACCTCGCCGTACTGGCGCAGCGCGCCTGGCGCGAGCACGGCGTGTCGCAAGTGGCATCGGCCATCGATGCGCGCATGGACGAGGTGTACTGGGGCTGCTATCAGGAGACCGCTGGCGAGATGCGTCTGTTGGGCGACGAAGCTGTGATGGCGCCCGAACTGGCCACGCTGCCTGCGCAGGCCAGCGGTCAATGGTTTGGTGCCGGTACGGGCTGGGGCTACGCAGAGCGTATTCCGGTCAGCCTGGCAGGTCATGATGCAGCCATGCTGCCGCACGCGCAGGATCTGTTGACGCTGGCGACCTTTGCCTGGCACCGCGGCGAAGCCCTGCCTGCAGATGACGCTCAGCCGGTTTACCTGCGTGACAAGGTGGCTACGCCGAAGTCACGTTGA
- a CDS encoding extensin family protein — translation MRMLLVFLLLCAMAAFAVWRGWVDVPERWNPWAPLDVRAEPNFLTAYKLSRLQNDPALCDQVLSSSGLRFSRQADSDPSARCPLQNTLRIQGGDVALSSSFLASCPLAVAYALFDIHTLQPAAQAVFGQRVARIDHLGSFACRNIYNRANARLSQHATANALDMAGFRLADGQRIGVLKDWGDEGDKGRFLRLLRDGACKNFSTVLGPEYNAAHRDHFHVDMGRWSVCK, via the coding sequence ATGCGCATGCTGCTGGTATTCCTGCTGCTCTGCGCAATGGCTGCGTTTGCAGTCTGGCGTGGCTGGGTCGATGTCCCCGAGCGCTGGAACCCATGGGCGCCGCTGGATGTACGGGCCGAGCCCAACTTTCTGACGGCTTACAAGCTGTCGCGATTGCAGAATGATCCCGCACTGTGCGATCAGGTGCTGAGTTCGTCTGGGTTGCGTTTCAGTCGCCAGGCCGACAGTGATCCTTCTGCTCGTTGCCCTCTGCAAAATACTCTGCGTATTCAGGGGGGCGACGTGGCGCTGAGCAGTAGCTTTCTGGCCAGTTGCCCGTTGGCGGTCGCCTATGCGCTGTTTGATATCCACACATTGCAACCTGCCGCTCAGGCCGTTTTCGGCCAGCGGGTAGCGCGGATCGATCACTTGGGCAGCTTTGCCTGCCGCAACATCTACAACCGCGCCAATGCCCGGCTCAGCCAGCACGCCACGGCCAATGCGCTGGACATGGCAGGTTTTCGCCTGGCAGACGGTCAGCGCATCGGTGTGCTCAAGGATTGGGGCGATGAGGGGGACAAGGGGCGTTTTCTAAGGCTGTTACGTGACGGTGCCTGCAAAAACTTCAGTACGGTGCTCGGGCCGGAGTACAACGCGGCGCATCGCGATCATTTTCACGTCGACATGGGGCGCTGGTCGGTGTGTAAGTAA
- a CDS encoding YbaY family lipoprotein, with amino-acid sequence MSSEPLVRLQGEVYYLPRIALPTGCKLIVALSDISLADAPAHVIDVSETEITHQVPLPFELNYAADRYPVQGHSYALSARIEHNGTLVWINDTVHSVELTHEDQKGLLIKVIQTAG; translated from the coding sequence ATGTCCAGCGAACCCCTAGTACGCCTTCAGGGTGAAGTTTATTACCTGCCACGTATTGCGTTGCCAACGGGCTGCAAGCTGATTGTCGCCCTGAGTGACATCAGCCTTGCTGACGCACCGGCCCATGTCATCGATGTCAGCGAAACAGAGATTACTCACCAGGTGCCGCTGCCGTTTGAACTGAACTACGCCGCCGACCGCTATCCCGTGCAGGGCCACAGCTATGCCCTGTCGGCACGAATCGAACACAACGGCACGCTGGTATGGATCAACGATACCGTTCATTCGGTCGAGCTGACCCACGAAGACCAGAAAGGCCTGCTGATCAAGGTCATTCAGACAGCCGGCTGA
- the adk gene encoding adenylate kinase — MRVILLGAPGAGKGTQAKFITEKFGIPQVSTGDMLRAAVKAETELGLKAKSVMDSGGLVSDDLIIGLIKDRLAEPDCANGVLFDGFPRTIPQAEALLKAGLEIDHVLEIAVDDEEIVKRMSGRRVHEGSGRIYHTIFNPPKVEGIDDVTGEPLLQRKDDVEETVRHRLSVYHAQTKPLVEFYSKLEAKNGKPKCSHIPGVGSVEDITAKVLEALK; from the coding sequence ATGCGCGTGATTCTGCTGGGAGCTCCCGGGGCCGGTAAAGGTACTCAGGCAAAATTCATCACTGAAAAGTTCGGCATCCCGCAGGTTTCGACAGGCGACATGCTGCGCGCTGCAGTCAAGGCTGAAACCGAGCTGGGCCTTAAGGCCAAAAGCGTTATGGACTCGGGCGGTCTGGTTTCCGATGACCTGATCATCGGCCTGATCAAGGACCGTCTGGCTGAACCGGACTGTGCGAACGGCGTGCTGTTCGATGGTTTCCCGCGCACCATTCCACAGGCCGAAGCCCTGTTGAAAGCCGGTCTGGAAATCGACCATGTACTGGAAATCGCCGTCGATGACGAAGAAATCGTCAAGCGCATGTCCGGCCGCCGGGTTCACGAAGGTTCCGGGCGCATTTACCACACCATCTTCAATCCACCGAAGGTTGAAGGTATCGATGATGTGACTGGTGAGCCGCTGCTGCAGCGCAAGGACGACGTCGAAGAGACCGTGCGTCATCGCCTGTCGGTGTACCACGCCCAGACCAAGCCGCTGGTCGAGTTCTACAGCAAGCTGGAAGCGAAGAACGGCAAGCCCAAGTGCAGCCATATTCCGGGCGTCGGTTCGGTTGAGGACATCACTGCAAAAGTACTGGAAGCTCTTAAGTAA
- a CDS encoding DUF4197 domain-containing protein — protein sequence MPRFSFTLAGLCAGLLLSANVFALSLGDLSQSDATGGLKDALTQGAQVAVKQLGVPGGFSKNEEVRIELPGKLGQIAKKMKMLGMGTQVDQLETSMNQAAEAAVPQAQALLVDAVKKMSVTDAKAILGGGKDSATQYLSSTSREQIRAKFLPIVKKSTDQVGLAQKYNAFAGKAAALGALDSKSANLEGYVTEQALNGLFEMIAKQEESIRANPAAAATGLAKKVFGAL from the coding sequence ATGCCTCGTTTTTCGTTCACCCTGGCCGGCCTGTGCGCAGGCCTTCTGCTGTCAGCCAACGTCTTCGCTCTATCGCTGGGCGACCTCTCGCAATCAGACGCGACCGGTGGGCTCAAGGATGCCTTGACTCAAGGCGCACAGGTCGCCGTCAAACAACTCGGCGTTCCTGGCGGTTTCAGCAAAAATGAAGAGGTGCGTATCGAGCTGCCGGGCAAACTCGGCCAGATCGCGAAAAAGATGAAAATGCTGGGCATGGGCACTCAAGTCGATCAGTTGGAAACCAGCATGAACCAGGCCGCCGAAGCCGCCGTGCCTCAAGCTCAGGCACTGCTTGTAGATGCGGTGAAGAAGATGAGCGTAACCGACGCCAAGGCCATTCTCGGCGGCGGCAAGGACTCGGCCACCCAGTACCTGAGCAGCACCAGCCGCGAGCAGATCCGCGCCAAGTTCCTGCCTATCGTCAAGAAGTCCACCGATCAGGTCGGTCTGGCGCAGAAGTACAACGCCTTTGCCGGCAAGGCGGCGGCGCTTGGCGCGCTTGACAGCAAAAGTGCAAATCTTGAAGGCTACGTGACCGAACAGGCGCTGAACGGGCTGTTCGAAATGATCGCCAAACAGGAAGAAAGCATTCGCGCCAACCCTGCTGCCGCCGCTACGGGCCTGGCGAAGAAGGTCTTCGGCGCGCTTTGA